The following proteins are encoded in a genomic region of Enterocloster clostridioformis:
- the yedE gene encoding YedE family putative selenium transporter produces the protein MNLTSSKKTLLLSGVALGILACILAYFGNPKNMAICVACFIRDSAGAMKLHTAAVVQYFRPEIVGFVCGSFLIALATREYRSTAGSSPMLRFILGVIMMIGSLAFLGCPLRMVIRMAAGDLNAYVGFIGFAAGVFTGTIALKNGFSLGRAHETGKINGAVLPVVLAVLFVLSLTTTLFAFSEKGPGSMHAPALLALVVALLFGAIAQKCRTCFAGSIRDVILMRNFDLITVIGGLFAVMLVFNLATGGFKLSFAGQPVAHSQHIWNILGLYAVGFAAVLAGGCPLRQLVLAGQGSSDSAVTFLGLLVGAAFCHNFGLAASAAAAATADTPAAPGGLVMAGKVAVIGCIVILFIIGFVPKSEEGK, from the coding sequence ATGAATCTGACAAGCTCTAAAAAAACGCTGCTCCTGTCCGGAGTGGCACTGGGAATACTGGCATGTATTCTCGCTTACTTTGGCAATCCAAAGAACATGGCAATCTGCGTGGCCTGCTTTATCAGGGACTCCGCAGGAGCCATGAAGCTTCACACCGCGGCGGTGGTGCAGTATTTCAGGCCCGAAATCGTGGGTTTTGTCTGCGGTTCCTTCCTGATTGCCCTGGCTACCAGGGAATACCGTTCCACGGCAGGGTCGTCTCCTATGCTGCGCTTTATCCTGGGTGTCATCATGATGATTGGCTCCCTGGCGTTTTTGGGATGCCCGCTGCGCATGGTAATCCGCATGGCGGCAGGTGATTTGAATGCGTATGTGGGATTCATCGGATTTGCAGCCGGAGTATTTACCGGAACAATCGCTTTAAAGAATGGATTTTCACTGGGAAGGGCCCACGAAACAGGAAAGATAAACGGGGCAGTGCTTCCGGTTGTCCTGGCGGTGCTGTTTGTGCTGAGTCTGACTACCACATTGTTTGCGTTCAGTGAAAAAGGTCCGGGCAGCATGCATGCGCCTGCTCTTCTTGCTTTGGTTGTGGCCCTGCTGTTTGGAGCCATAGCGCAGAAATGCAGGACCTGCTTTGCGGGCAGTATCCGTGACGTCATTTTAATGAGAAATTTTGATTTGATTACTGTAATCGGCGGACTGTTTGCGGTCATGCTGGTGTTTAATCTGGCTACAGGCGGATTCAAGCTTTCCTTTGCAGGACAGCCGGTTGCACATTCACAACATATCTGGAATATTCTGGGACTTTACGCCGTTGGCTTCGCTGCTGTCCTGGCAGGCGGATGCCCGCTGCGCCAACTGGTTTTAGCTGGCCAGGGTTCATCTGATTCCGCCGTGACATTCCTTGGACTTCTGGTGGGAGCTGCTTTCTGCCACAACTTTGGACTGGCCGCATCGGCGGCAGCGGCAGCCACCGCAGATACCCCCGCTGCGCCGGGCGGCCTTGTCATGGCTGGTAAGGTTGCGGTGATTGGATGCATTGTCATTCTGTTTATCATCGGGTTTGTGCCAAAGTCAGAGGAAGGGAAATAG
- a CDS encoding sulfurtransferase TusA family protein: MYEVDARGLSCPEPVMLTAAALKKHKGESVKVLVSEPHTRMNVEKYAKSQGKTATVTEKGSEFEIVIE, translated from the coding sequence ATGTATGAAGTGGATGCAAGAGGATTATCCTGTCCTGAACCTGTGATGCTGACCGCAGCAGCCCTCAAGAAGCACAAGGGTGAGTCTGTGAAGGTGCTGGTCAGTGAACCTCACACCAGGATGAATGTTGAGAAATACGCAAAGAGCCAGGGTAAGACGGCTACAGTAACCGAAAAAGGGTCTGAATTTGAGATTGTGATTGAATAA
- a CDS encoding DUF3343 domain-containing protein, with the protein MRKKEPKLIITFHTTAEAIAMEKLCKENQKSGRMIPVPREISAGCGLAWCCEPDMEQEMAEFMKEKGMEHEEMVRLMY; encoded by the coding sequence ATGAGAAAAAAAGAACCAAAATTAATTATTACGTTTCATACCACGGCTGAAGCCATTGCCATGGAGAAGCTTTGTAAGGAAAACCAAAAGTCAGGGAGGATGATACCGGTTCCCAGGGAAATATCCGCGGGCTGCGGCCTTGCCTGGTGCTGTGAACCTGACATGGAACAGGAAATGGCTGAGTTCATGAAGGAAAAGGGCATGGAGCATGAAGAAATGGTCCGGCTCATGTATTGA
- a CDS encoding aminotransferase class V-fold PLP-dependent enzyme: MIYFDNAATTMRKPDCVIDAVADAMKNFGNSGRGAHEASLDASRMIYETRERISELFNLGNPLQVAFTSNSTESLNTAIQGLFSEGDHVITTVLEHNSVLRPLYLMEKRGISLTILPCDEQGVLCYDRLEESIRPETKAVVCTHASNLTGNRMDLDRIGEICLRHGIRLVVDASQTAGVLPIDMKRMHIDVLCFTGHKGLLGPQGTGGICVGDGIHIRPLKTGGSGVHTYLKEHPRDMPTALEAGTLNGHGIAGLHAALGFIKETGVEIIHRREAELMRRFYDGVVQIPGVRVYGDFSSDERAAIVALNIGDYDSSEVSDELAVTYGISTRPGAHCAPLMHESFKTVEQGMVRFSFSCFNTEEEIDAGIQAVRELAAEE, translated from the coding sequence ATGATTTATTTTGACAATGCAGCTACTACCATGAGAAAACCGGACTGTGTCATAGATGCAGTGGCGGATGCCATGAAGAATTTCGGCAATTCGGGCAGAGGAGCCCACGAGGCATCCCTGGACGCGTCCAGGATGATATACGAGACCAGGGAGCGAATCTCGGAATTGTTTAACCTGGGTAATCCCCTGCAGGTTGCATTTACCAGTAATTCCACGGAGAGCCTGAATACGGCCATCCAGGGCCTGTTCTCCGAAGGGGATCATGTGATTACCACGGTGCTGGAGCACAATTCTGTGCTTCGGCCTCTTTATCTTATGGAAAAACGGGGAATCAGCCTGACCATTCTGCCCTGTGATGAGCAGGGAGTCCTGTGTTATGACCGGCTGGAGGAAAGCATACGTCCGGAGACAAAGGCGGTGGTGTGTACCCATGCCTCCAACCTGACCGGCAACAGGATGGATTTGGACCGGATTGGTGAAATATGCCTCAGGCACGGAATCCGCCTGGTGGTAGATGCGTCCCAGACAGCGGGAGTCCTTCCCATTGACATGAAGAGGATGCATATAGACGTGCTGTGCTTTACTGGTCATAAGGGGCTTCTGGGCCCCCAGGGAACAGGCGGTATCTGTGTGGGGGACGGCATACACATAAGGCCCCTCAAGACAGGAGGAAGCGGTGTTCACACCTATTTGAAGGAACATCCCCGGGACATGCCCACGGCCCTGGAGGCAGGGACCCTGAACGGCCATGGAATCGCAGGCCTTCATGCAGCCCTTGGCTTTATAAAGGAAACCGGGGTGGAAATCATTCACCGGCGGGAGGCAGAACTGATGCGCCGTTTTTATGACGGCGTGGTGCAGATACCGGGAGTCCGGGTGTACGGCGATTTTTCTTCCGATGAGAGGGCGGCCATCGTGGCTCTGAATATCGGAGATTACGATTCCTCGGAGGTCAGCGACGAACTGGCTGTCACATACGGAATATCCACCCGCCCCGGCGCCCATTGTGCGCCTCTGATGCATGAATCCTTTAAGACCGTGGAACAGGGAATGGTGCGGTTCAGCTTTTCTTGCTTTAATACGGAGGAAGAGATAGATGCCGGGATTCAGGCCGTGAGGGAACTGGCGGCAGAGGAGTAG
- a CDS encoding ABC transporter substrate-binding protein → MKKRFLAASLATMMVLSLAACGGGEKAADTTAAPAATEAPADTKAEDKAEETKAEAEATGGKAPEDYKGTVVVYSPHDADPLNAGVNLFMEKYPNVKVEVVAAGTGELCNRIAAETANPIADVLWGGGADSLAAFKEYFEPYVCANDEFIGAAYKDPDGLWIGESPLPMVIFYNKDLIEKDGLTIPETWEDLTKPEWKGKIAYCLPSKSGSAYTQLCTMILGHGGKEDGWDFIKKLYDNLDGKIVDSSGKCHKMVADGEFYVGLTLEKAAVQYKDDPSVGFVYPKDGTSAVPDGVALVKGCPNEENAKLFIDFVTSKECQTEQSENWGRRPVRSDMEVGEGMAKLEDIPLVDYDFDWAANEKEAIIEHFNDIMVD, encoded by the coding sequence ATGAAGAAACGGTTTTTAGCAGCTTCACTGGCAACAATGATGGTTTTAAGCCTGGCAGCATGCGGCGGCGGTGAAAAGGCGGCCGATACCACGGCAGCTCCTGCAGCCACAGAGGCACCGGCTGATACCAAAGCGGAGGACAAAGCAGAGGAGACTAAGGCAGAGGCGGAAGCTACAGGCGGGAAGGCTCCTGAGGATTATAAGGGAACCGTGGTGGTATATTCGCCCCATGACGCAGATCCTCTGAATGCAGGCGTTAACCTGTTCATGGAGAAGTATCCCAATGTCAAGGTTGAGGTAGTGGCGGCAGGTACCGGCGAGCTGTGCAACCGTATTGCGGCCGAGACAGCCAATCCCATCGCGGATGTACTGTGGGGCGGAGGCGCTGATTCCCTGGCAGCCTTCAAAGAATATTTTGAGCCCTATGTATGCGCTAACGACGAATTTATAGGAGCTGCTTACAAGGACCCGGACGGACTGTGGATTGGCGAGAGTCCGCTGCCAATGGTTATTTTCTATAACAAAGACTTGATTGAGAAGGACGGCCTGACCATTCCTGAGACATGGGAAGACCTGACAAAGCCTGAGTGGAAGGGCAAGATTGCGTACTGTCTGCCGTCCAAATCCGGTTCCGCTTACACACAGTTATGTACCATGATTTTGGGCCATGGCGGCAAGGAAGACGGTTGGGATTTCATCAAGAAATTATATGATAACCTGGACGGAAAGATTGTTGACTCTTCAGGCAAGTGCCATAAAATGGTGGCTGACGGTGAGTTCTATGTGGGACTGACTCTGGAGAAGGCCGCTGTGCAGTACAAGGATGACCCGTCGGTAGGATTTGTATATCCTAAGGACGGAACCAGCGCAGTACCGGATGGCGTGGCCCTGGTTAAGGGATGCCCCAATGAGGAGAACGCTAAGCTGTTTATTGATTTCGTTACATCTAAAGAGTGCCAGACAGAGCAGAGTGAAAACTGGGGCCGCCGTCCTGTAAGAAGCGACATGGAAGTTGGCGAAGGCATGGCTAAACTGGAGGACATTCCTCTGGTTGACTATGACTTTGACTGGGCAGCCAATGAGAAGGAAGCCATCATTGAGCATTTCAATGACATCATGGTAGATTAA
- a CDS encoding ABC transporter ATP-binding protein produces the protein MSHGVIIKDAVKRYGDFTALKGVNLEIKQGEFFTLLGPSGCGKTTLLRMIAGFNSVDGGEIRFDDKVINNLEAHKRDIGMVFQNYAIFPHLTVAENVAYGLKAKKYPKDQIPGKVEEALDLVQIKNLKDRKPNELSGGQQQRVALARAFVIEPGVLLMDEPLSNLDAKLRVQMRTVIKKLQRRLGITTIYVTHDQEEALAISDRIAVIKEGEVMQVGSPENIYKKPQNTFVAGFIGVSNFVECDVNGENPEAAVLDIKGECTITCSLKAPFKGEGIISARPEQLFFDEKEGLPGKIVISTFLGDFIEYEIELDNGQTVQLNEYTKDVRELRPDGQRVKVNFDINAVGVYDARNQEVISW, from the coding sequence ATGAGCCATGGAGTTATCATAAAGGACGCCGTTAAGAGGTACGGTGATTTTACAGCGTTAAAGGGAGTGAATCTGGAGATAAAACAGGGCGAATTTTTTACACTGTTAGGGCCCTCCGGATGCGGCAAGACCACCTTGCTTAGAATGATAGCGGGTTTTAACAGCGTGGACGGCGGAGAAATCCGCTTTGACGACAAGGTCATCAATAACCTGGAGGCCCACAAAAGGGATATCGGCATGGTGTTCCAGAACTATGCCATTTTCCCCCATCTGACTGTGGCAGAGAATGTGGCCTATGGTTTAAAGGCAAAAAAATATCCCAAAGACCAGATTCCCGGCAAGGTGGAGGAGGCCCTTGACCTGGTTCAGATTAAGAATCTGAAGGACAGAAAGCCTAACGAGCTGTCAGGCGGTCAGCAGCAGAGGGTGGCCCTTGCAAGGGCATTTGTCATAGAGCCGGGCGTGCTGCTGATGGATGAACCGCTGTCCAACCTGGATGCAAAGCTCAGGGTGCAGATGAGGACAGTCATCAAAAAGCTGCAGCGCCGGCTGGGGATCACCACTATTTATGTGACCCATGACCAGGAGGAGGCACTGGCCATCTCTGACCGTATCGCGGTTATCAAAGAGGGCGAGGTAATGCAGGTGGGATCCCCTGAGAATATATACAAAAAACCACAGAACACTTTTGTGGCAGGATTCATAGGGGTCTCCAATTTCGTGGAATGTGATGTAAACGGTGAAAATCCGGAGGCGGCTGTCCTTGATATCAAGGGCGAGTGCACGATTACATGCAGTCTGAAGGCTCCCTTTAAGGGAGAGGGCATCATTTCAGCCAGACCGGAGCAGCTGTTTTTTGACGAAAAGGAGGGTCTGCCGGGAAAAATCGTGATATCCACCTTCCTGGGAGATTTCATTGAATATGAGATTGAACTGGATAACGGACAGACCGTACAGCTCAACGAGTACACCAAGGATGTCCGGGAACTTCGCCCGGACGGACAGCGGGTCAAGGTTAACTTCGATATCAACGCGGTAGGAGTTTACGACGCCCGGAACCAGGAGGTGATTTCATGGTAA
- a CDS encoding ABC transporter permease: MVKSQKKLDFWFWVKVLVVGFMLIFLFYPFCTLITRSFFSKNAAGFTLENYIRFFTKKYYYNALGRSLFVSVVTTLTTLVVGVPIAYVMSRYNVAGKRFIHIFIIMSLMSPPFIGAYSWITLFGRSGFITSLFANIGIHLPSIYGKMGIIIVFTFKLFPYVYLYTSGAMGSIDSSLEEAAENLGSNKFRRLWTITLPVVLPSIAAGAIMVFMTSLADFGTPMLIGEGYMVLPVLVYNEYMSEIGGNAHLASALSVIIVLCSTTVLLVQKYYVSRKNYVMTAMRPPKEEVLRGFKRFLVTFPVMLVTFVGILPQIVVLITSFIKCDFTGFQKGFSLGSYITIFNRLWTNIRNTFVFSTVAIVFIIALGMLISYIVVRQKGVAGQLMDLIIMFPFVIPGAVLGISLIVAFNKPPVILTGTALIIIIAFVVRKLPYTVRSGSAFLQQMDPSVEEASISLGVSPMKTFGKVTARLMAPGVLSGAILSWITCINELSSSVMLYGGKTSTISVAIYTEVVRNSYGTAAALASILTVSTVVMLLIFLKVSKGKVSIV, translated from the coding sequence ATGGTAAAGTCGCAAAAAAAGCTGGACTTTTGGTTCTGGGTCAAGGTACTGGTAGTGGGATTCATGCTTATTTTCCTGTTTTATCCCTTCTGCACCCTGATTACACGAAGCTTCTTTTCAAAAAATGCAGCCGGTTTTACCCTGGAGAACTATATCCGGTTCTTTACAAAAAAGTATTATTACAACGCCCTTGGGCGAAGCCTGTTTGTGTCCGTGGTCACCACACTCACAACATTGGTGGTGGGTGTGCCCATCGCTTATGTCATGTCCAGATATAATGTGGCGGGAAAGCGGTTCATCCACATTTTCATCATCATGAGCCTTATGAGCCCGCCCTTTATCGGGGCTTACAGCTGGATTACCCTGTTTGGACGTTCCGGTTTTATCACCAGTCTGTTTGCAAATATCGGCATCCATCTGCCAAGCATTTACGGCAAGATGGGTATTATCATCGTATTTACCTTTAAGCTGTTCCCATATGTGTATCTGTATACCTCAGGGGCCATGGGAAGCATTGATTCCAGCCTGGAGGAGGCCGCGGAGAATCTGGGAAGCAATAAGTTTCGCAGGCTGTGGACCATTACCCTTCCGGTGGTGCTTCCGTCCATCGCGGCTGGAGCCATCATGGTATTCATGACCAGCCTGGCTGATTTCGGAACCCCCATGCTCATCGGCGAGGGCTACATGGTTCTTCCGGTTCTGGTATACAATGAATACATGAGTGAGATTGGCGGCAACGCCCATCTGGCCAGCGCACTGTCTGTTATCATCGTGCTCTGTTCCACCACAGTGCTGCTGGTGCAGAAGTATTATGTATCCAGAAAGAATTACGTCATGACAGCCATGCGTCCGCCAAAGGAAGAGGTGCTTCGCGGATTCAAGCGTTTCCTGGTCACATTCCCTGTGATGCTGGTTACCTTTGTGGGAATCCTGCCTCAGATTGTGGTGCTCATCACCAGCTTTATCAAATGTGATTTCACGGGCTTCCAGAAAGGGTTCAGCCTGGGCAGCTATATCACCATATTCAACCGCCTGTGGACCAACATCAGGAATACATTTGTATTTTCCACGGTTGCCATTGTGTTCATCATAGCGCTGGGTATGCTGATTTCCTATATCGTGGTCCGCCAGAAGGGCGTGGCCGGGCAGCTGATGGACCTAATTATTATGTTTCCGTTTGTCATTCCCGGAGCTGTTCTCGGTATCAGCTTAATTGTTGCATTCAATAAGCCTCCAGTGATTCTTACAGGTACGGCCCTGATCATCATTATCGCCTTTGTGGTCAGGAAGCTGCCCTATACGGTTCGGTCGGGAAGCGCCTTCCTGCAGCAGATGGACCCAAGTGTGGAGGAGGCGTCCATCAGTCTGGGAGTGTCGCCCATGAAGACCTTCGGCAAGGTGACCGCCAGGCTCATGGCGCCCGGCGTCCTGTCCGGAGCCATCCTCAGCTGGATTACCTGTATCAATGAGCTGTCATCCAGCGTCATGCTCTATGGCGGCAAGACAAGTACCATCTCCGTAGCCATCTATACTGAGGTGGTCCGCAACAGCTATGGCACCGCGGCGGCGCTGGCGTCGATTCTGACTGTGAGTACGGTTGTCATGCTGCTGATATTCCTGAAGGTGAGCAAAGGAAAGGTGTCAATCGTGTAG
- a CDS encoding phosphoglucomutase/phosphomannomutase family protein, translated as MVKFGTGGWRAIIGEEFTKENIQKLALAICLKMKEEGVENQGVVMGYDRRFLSKEAIIWSCEIFGNQGIRVWFVNRSSPTPLVMFYVMKHELSYGMMVTASHNPAIYNGIKVFTYGGRDADERQTAEIEYYLEQAEKLYEPNEEENGQMPPPSYLKLVRQGMVREINPMNEYLDNIISVINMDAIKERDLRVAIDPMYGVSLTALSTILSVARCTIETINSRHDTLFGGKMPAPTERTLRNLQNYVLDRYCDIGIATDGDADRLGVIDDQGHYLHANGILVMLYYYLLKYKGWRGPAVRNLATTHVLDKVAESFGQKCYEVPVGFKHISAKMQETDAIIGGESSGGLTVKGHIHGKDGIYAAALLVEMIAVSGKKLSEIAADIRKEYGAIHMAERDYRFTPEEKERIHNILMEERKLPEMPFETDHVSYMDGCKVYFKNGGWVIARFSGTEPLLRIFCEMEHEPDTVRVCNLFEEYLGL; from the coding sequence ATGGTAAAGTTCGGGACGGGCGGCTGGAGAGCCATCATCGGGGAAGAATTTACAAAGGAGAACATACAGAAGCTGGCGCTGGCCATATGCCTTAAGATGAAGGAAGAAGGCGTGGAGAACCAGGGCGTTGTCATGGGGTATGACAGGCGGTTCCTTTCAAAGGAGGCCATCATATGGTCCTGCGAAATATTTGGAAACCAGGGAATCAGGGTGTGGTTCGTAAACCGCAGCTCGCCTACTCCCCTGGTAATGTTCTATGTGATGAAGCATGAGCTGAGCTACGGCATGATGGTGACAGCCAGCCATAATCCGGCCATCTATAACGGAATCAAGGTGTTTACATACGGGGGCCGGGATGCGGATGAGAGACAGACAGCGGAGATTGAGTATTACCTGGAACAGGCAGAGAAGCTCTATGAACCCAATGAGGAGGAAAACGGGCAGATGCCGCCTCCATCCTACCTGAAGCTTGTAAGGCAGGGCATGGTCAGGGAAATCAATCCCATGAACGAATATCTGGATAACATCATTTCCGTAATTAACATGGACGCCATCAAGGAGCGTGATTTGCGCGTTGCCATTGACCCCATGTACGGTGTGAGCCTGACTGCGCTGAGCACCATCCTTTCCGTTGCAAGGTGCACCATAGAAACCATTAATTCCAGGCACGACACCCTGTTTGGCGGAAAGATGCCGGCGCCCACGGAGCGTACTCTGCGGAATCTCCAGAATTATGTGCTGGACCGGTATTGTGATATCGGCATAGCCACGGACGGGGATGCGGACAGGCTGGGGGTCATTGATGACCAGGGACATTATCTCCACGCAAACGGCATACTGGTCATGCTCTATTATTACCTGCTGAAATACAAGGGATGGCGGGGACCTGCTGTGCGCAACCTGGCAACCACCCATGTGCTGGACAAGGTGGCGGAGAGCTTTGGACAGAAATGCTACGAGGTGCCGGTGGGATTCAAGCATATATCCGCGAAAATGCAGGAAACGGATGCCATTATAGGCGGCGAGTCCTCAGGAGGACTGACGGTAAAGGGACATATACACGGAAAGGACGGCATTTATGCGGCGGCACTTCTGGTGGAGATGATAGCTGTCAGCGGTAAGAAGCTGTCGGAGATTGCGGCGGATATCAGGAAGGAATATGGAGCCATCCATATGGCAGAGCGGGATTACAGGTTCACGCCTGAGGAAAAGGAACGAATCCATAACATCCTTATGGAGGAAAGGAAACTGCCGGAAATGCCCTTTGAGACAGACCATGTTTCCTATATGGACGGATGCAAGGTATATTTTAAGAACGGCGGCTGGGTTATCGCCAGATTCTCAGGTACAGAGCCTTTGCTTCGCATATTCTGTGAGATGGAGCATGAGCCGGATACGGTCAGGGTGTGCAATCTGTTTGAGGAGTATCTGGGACTGTAG
- a CDS encoding ABC transporter substrate-binding protein, with product MKETVMGMKADVRSMKAASRGMKAAVRSIKAAAAGPGRAAGGKRKFTFSILCLFCTAVLSSCQSGPETAPMPAVPDLVLYTAQEEEIYEPIIKEFEERTNLMVKVERGSSEEMTGRLEYEEERPDWDVVFGVGIETLEQSKEHWQVYKSPEAAFITESFQCEDNRWTSFSALPLVIMYNTNVVTYRELPVGWNSLLEPRWKGRIAFVDPRRSDVYSAALVTAVHTWEKRGDYLEQFMENLEYGTLNSMQEVNAGILDGRYSLGVTMEESAQALLSEGADVDYIYPQEGTTALPDGTAIVKGCSNPDAARQFLDFTVSRDTQRILVSDLNRRSVRSDVPPLPGLSPIGRLPLIEMDLEELTREKKDVLARWNGILSRREGRPVE from the coding sequence ATGAAAGAGACTGTCATGGGTATGAAGGCAGATGTGAGGAGTATGAAGGCGGCTTCGAGGGGGATGAAGGCGGCTGTAAGGAGTATAAAAGCGGCGGCCGCCGGCCCAGGCAGGGCTGCCGGGGGAAAACGAAAATTCACATTCTCCATCCTGTGCCTTTTCTGCACGGCTGTTCTTTCTTCGTGCCAGTCAGGGCCGGAGACAGCTCCCATGCCTGCTGTGCCGGACCTGGTTCTCTATACGGCTCAGGAGGAAGAGATATACGAACCCATCATCAAGGAATTTGAGGAGCGAACCAACCTGATGGTGAAGGTGGAACGGGGGTCCTCCGAGGAAATGACAGGCAGGCTGGAGTATGAGGAGGAAAGGCCGGATTGGGATGTGGTGTTCGGAGTGGGCATAGAGACACTGGAACAGTCTAAGGAACATTGGCAGGTATATAAAAGTCCGGAAGCAGCGTTTATAACAGAGAGCTTCCAATGTGAGGATAACCGGTGGACCAGCTTCTCCGCCCTGCCCCTGGTCATCATGTACAATACAAATGTGGTGACCTACCGCGAACTGCCGGTGGGATGGAACAGCCTTCTGGAGCCCAGGTGGAAGGGAAGGATTGCCTTTGTGGACCCGCGTAGGTCTGATGTGTATTCGGCTGCCCTTGTGACGGCTGTCCATACATGGGAGAAAAGGGGGGATTACCTGGAACAGTTTATGGAAAATCTGGAATACGGCACCCTGAACAGCATGCAGGAAGTAAATGCCGGTATCCTGGATGGGCGGTATTCCCTTGGGGTCACCATGGAGGAGTCCGCCCAGGCTCTGCTGTCAGAGGGGGCCGACGTGGATTATATCTATCCCCAGGAGGGGACCACGGCCCTTCCGGACGGTACGGCCATTGTAAAGGGATGCTCGAATCCTGACGCTGCCAGGCAGTTTCTGGATTTTACGGTGAGCAGGGATACCCAGAGGATTCTGGTGTCTGACTTAAACCGCCGTTCCGTGAGAAGCGATGTGCCGCCGCTGCCGGGACTTTCTCCCATTGGCAGGCTGCCGTTGATTGAGATGGACCTGGAGGAGCTTACCAGGGAAAAGAAGGACGTACTGGCCAGGTGGAACGGCATTCTGTCCCGGCGGGAAGGGAGGCCTGTGGAATGA